The nucleotide window cgacaaagatttttgacagccatgcacaatattttcaagcaaTCTAAGgcaataagttgcatctgtgttggcaaaagaaagggtattgatttgttttgaatgtttttaacaAAGGAATtatgcatgtctgacaggtagtatgatgagaccatagttgctgataactttatcttgacaagtgtgcaatttttaacacctccaaacatcgacttctcattcaatttactcttgcattttaaacataatcaataattttggaacatagtttaacaaataatcctgaacttaaatgcaagttaaaaattgttaagaaactgataaaatttaaaaagcctttagcaaaaaaatgtctgagcgaacaaatcaaggggaattgtgggtagcctcacttactgtgcattgGCCAGGCGATTTTGTGTCTCAAAATCCATGCTAATACTTACATGGAGGGACAAGAATTATCTGGTCAAACTATTTAGTTGACTGAAGTTGTTTTGCCACCGGCtagaattatttaaaatgacGGCATTCACCATTATCACTGGCCGTCGGTACATTTTCACACAGCACAGGAAAATATCAAATACTTGTCCTGGCTACCCCACAATGTGTTGGCGAAAACAATTCATGCAACACCGAGTTCAAAGGTGACTATGTGTTGTCACAGTACTGAAATATGACAACAACTCAGCTTTACGAATTACTAGGAAAATACCTTATAACTTTTAAGAACTGTGTGAACAGTGTGACCTGTTTATCACTATGTCGTTTGAACTATGTTTATGAGTGTCAATTGTGAAACCCTGAGTGATCCACTGCGGCACTCTTCACGAAACTTGTCTTACACCTAAAACAGCGCCCCCTTATCTCAAAGAACGATTTGCTTTCGAGAACAAGTTGGCAACacacatttgtaaacaaataccAGCCCTAAATATATGCCACGTGAAATGACATCTTTGAAGGGGAAAAATTCGTGTGTCGTTTATCTCTCTAAAAATGTAGTTACTCGACACTGATCGACTAATCACAACATTTATAAAGTTCAAGATTTGTAAGTTAcattgttaatatatatattaggtTTCCTTGACGggaaatattattatatatatatatatatatatatatatatatatatatatatatatatatatatatatatatatatatatatatatataaaatatatatatataaaatatatatatatatatatatatatatatatatatatatatatatatatatatatatatatatatatatatatatatatatcggacatgGTTAAGTAAGTAACCCTCTCAAGTAACTTCTTGTGGACTTTTTGATCCGTACATTTATCTCATTGTCCAAGGTATTGATTGCAGTCATAAAAAGTATCCCTTTCATCAGTCTTTTAAGAACTTTCTTTTATCGTACCGAAAATATTATGGATTTACTGAATTTTGAAGAGTTAAAAGTGACAGTAGCAAATAGTGACAATGAAGTGACACAATTAAAGGTGGATTCATCCATTGAGACTGATAATAACCGTTGAATTCGATTTgagtgaaatgaaattcgatTCTTGATTctaatttattaaaatatagTAATTGAATGCATAAATGGCTTAGAAAAGTGATACAAAATTCCTCCGCTAATTTATTATACAGACCTTAATGTAtacttttttttgtttgtttgtttttcgaTTTCTTGGACCACTAGCAGTCCGCCCATTTTATGAAAACCTAGCAAATTTCATctattgtatattttttatcaGGGGTCTCATCTCATCTGACAGGAAGCAGAATTCCAGCTTTGCAAGACTATCAAAGACAACAAAATCCTTCAACTCACAcgatttcatcaaattatgaAAGCGGGAATGATTGTTACATGCAAGACAGACAGACTTTCAACAGCAAAGTACTTATGGTAAGTCATGATAGGCTGTAACTTCAAAGAGCAATGGAACTCATCGAACCTGGtcattaataatattttttaaaaagacaaTTTTATTTAGGACTGTAGCTGAGTTCATGCGTTAGCGTCGACTTTCCTACTGCTTGCAATTCCAAACATAATTTATAATTGCTTCTTGAGAATAATCCGCAAATGTTAAGAAAGCAGAATAGAAACCTTTTGCTTTCTTGATGTTTCGTCCTTATTTTTGGAATGCTTCAAATAGTCTGGCCAAAGTTAAATCCTCTTTGGTACTGGAAATCATAGATTTACAATAATACCATGATGTAGATACAAATCATTTAGGAATCAAGCCAGACGTTGAAAAGCCGTCATAAAGGTCAACAAAGTAAGTAGAATATGTTATTAACAGGGTAGTCCTTTTCTAAGTTTATCCTTTGCAAATTGAATAACACAACTCTAAAAGGACTTTAGAAGGACTCAAATCAATTTTATGGTTGATATTAACAAATACTAACGTGAACACCAAGTATTACCATTTTAAAGGCGACTTTCTATTTCATCATGTTCGGCAGTGTCTTATGCACGAAAATAAAAGTACACATTAACTCGTCATATTTTCCAATTCACAAGTTGTATACAAGCTATGGACACGCCCTCTATTTTACGTTTTCGACAGCGGTTTCATCTGATCCAATGGGAACAGGAAGTCAAGCCGCTTCACAGCAAGATTATCATACCCAACACTATCCTGAACACCAAAGTGTTCCATTCAATTATGAACGTCGGAGTTATTCCTTCAATACACGACAAGGTAACTTACCATTACAAATAACACAAGGTAAAATAATATacacaaatcaatcaatcaatcaatcaatcaatcaatcaaaaacatttataaagCGCCAGGATCAATAACCATGTTATTTTCAAAGGCGCTGAGTTTTTAACATCAGTGTTCATGCGCTTTGGCAAATAAATAAGTCTtgagtttttgtttaaaaatgttaacactttGGGCCTGTCGAATGTCAGAAGGTAAAGCATTCCAGAGTTGTGGTGCTGTGATGGAGAAAGCACGTCCACCATACGTTTTAAGTCTGTAGTTGGGTACACACAGCAGGTTCTTAAAGTTGGAGCGTAGTGAACGACGGGTTTATATGGCTTGATCAGATCCTGAATGTAGACGGGGGTCAGACCGTTGAGAGCTTTGTAAGTTAGCAGGATAATTTTGTAGTCAAGTCTGTACTGAACTGGCAACCAATGAAGACTGCGAAGTACTGTGGGTGATAGTGATCTGTTCTTCTTGAACGGGTGACGATTCTGGCTGCGGTATTTTGAGCTCGTTGAAGCAGCCCGATATTGGATCTGGGAGACCGTATAGAAGTGAGTTACAATAATCCAATTTTGACGACAGTACAGCATGTATTAATACCTGACAAGTTTCCTTGCTCAGATATTTCCTGATGGATCCGATTCGACGTAGATGAGCATAAATTGACTGGCAGGTTGTTTGGATATGCTTGTGAAACATATGGGTATTGTCAAAGATAACTTCAACATTCCGGGCTGATTTGACTGACGTAATAACATTTGAGCCAATGGTGATTTGGCTGACAGGATTTTGAGAATGTCGAACTTCGAACGAATGAGAATGACCTCTGTTTTTGAGTCGTTGAGTTGTAGCATGTTTGTGTCATCCAGAGTTTGATATCTATAAAATATTGATTCTCATACGTGCTATCACTTCAATTTACTAGTCACAGCATTCATTGGTGAATAGAATTAACGTAACAGTTGAATTACAATGCAACGAGTGATTAAATTGACACTCACTATAGATCATTGATTTGatattaaaacaacaaaaagtaTGCATACACTGGCTGCCCAAACCTACGAAAAAGCAAAATGAGGCtttcaatttaattaaaatgaattttataaTGCAGACACCCCATGTCAAAATGGAATGGCCCATCCCTTATGAATGTTATTTTCAAGTGTCAATATAGTCTCGTCTCTAAATAGTATTTATTTGACTGATTACATCCTTGAGAAATCGGAGGTGACTCCAATGTTTCATTTTGTGATCCAATCAAAGTCCATACAAATTTAGCAATATACTCACAATagttgtttttacattttaaagagCATTCACGCAATCCCATCGGAAGTGGAGTTCAAGCTTTGCCAGATCACACCAGACAAGATCAAACCCGAACGACTCCATCGCATTATGAAAGCCTACTGGATAATCCGTCCAATACACGGCAGTCAGGACAAATGCCTCATGGTATGATAATGTACATAGTATAAGTCACGATACTTAGATATGTTTATGCTAGTCATTTCGTAGTTGCTGAATGAAGATTGTATCAATGACAATTGCTGGCGTCCTTGGTGTCACTGCTAATcgttacaaacaaaaatattttagcttcttttttgataaatcataagaCATGGACATAAGCACTGTCAGACCTCTAACTGTTCTCATTCTCTATTCAGGTTGTTTTTAAGCAGAATTAAAGAGAAACAATAGGCAACATTTTCACATTGACAGGTACACAGCGGAGACGTACCACTCGTTTTCTCTGATATTTCAGGTTGTTTTCAAACACAAACAAGGATGAGTGAACAAAGAATTCATGCAGCCTAGTTATGTACAAATGAAATGGGATGGAAACTCAAATCATTTTTATGCTTAATATTAACAAATACTTACGTGTACACCAAGGATTACCATTTTAAGGCCGACTTTCAATTTCATCATGTTCAGCAGTGCtttatgcaaaaaaataaatgttcaaattCACTCGTCATATTTTCCAATTCACAAGTTGTATACAAGTTAGGGGCACGCCCTCTATTTTACGTATTGGACAGCGGTTTCATCTAATCCAATGGGAACAGGAAGTCAAGCTGCTTCACAGCAAGATTATCATACCCAACACTATCCTGAACACCAAAGTGGTCCATCCAATTTGAACGTCGGAGTTATTCCTTCAATACACGACAAGGTAACTTACCATTACAAATAACACAAGGTAaaataatatatacacatatgtaaaaatattgattCTCATACGTGCTATCACTTCAATTTACTAGTCACAGCATTCATTGGTGAATAGAATTAGCGTAACAGTTGAATTACAATGCAACGAGTGATTAAATTGACACTCACTATAGATCATTGATTTGatattaaaacaacaaaaagtacGCATACACTGGCTGCCCAAACCAACGAAAAAGCAAAAGGGGGCTCTCATTGTAACTTAAATGAATTTTATATGCAGACCACCCCATGTCAAAATGGAATAGCCCACTTCTTatgaatgttattttttctcagcAAGTGTCAATTATAGCCTCGTCTCTAAATAGTATTTATTTGATTGATTACATCCTTGAGAAATCGGAGGTGACTTCAGTGTTTCAGTTGTGATCCATCAAATCCATACCAATTTAGCAATATATACTCACAATAGTTGTTTTTACTTTTAAGAGCATTTAGGGATGGCCCATTAGACCTtggaggggggggtggtcacaatgaaattgtgaaaattatttttactattgtaaatttctgaaatttttttttccaattgagattagctgtgcaaattgttttttcagagtaaattttcagatttataatttttttttctttcgtcgctgtctgaagggcaaacatgtggtgccaagcaccacaagcggccacgcaagcggtcactgggaagaggtcaggagaggggtgtccccctgctgctgttggagcttttgaaaaatagagattaaaatgggttatttggtggcacattggggagtatttttgccgggggaggttagaaggggggtgtccccctcctgctgttggag belongs to Ptychodera flava strain L36383 chromosome 17, AS_Pfla_20210202, whole genome shotgun sequence and includes:
- the LOC139115134 gene encoding uncharacterized protein codes for the protein MRFHLIQWEQEVKPLHSKIIIPNTILNTKVFHSIMNVGVIPSIHDKSIHAIPSEVEFKLCQITPDKIKPERLHRIMKAYWIIRPIHGSQDKCLMRFHLIQWEQEVKLLHSKIIIPNTILNTKVVHPI